In a single window of the Hoyosella subflava DQS3-9A1 genome:
- a CDS encoding acyl-CoA dehydrogenase family protein, whose product MTSTASTAAWPSRALWDSPERQELRKTVRRFTEQHILPHQDEWERAGELPRSLHKKAGDLGLLGAGFPEFAGGGDGNLIDAMIVAEELCYSGAAGGLLASLFTHGIALPHMITAGNPDHIEKWARPTLDGELIGSLAITEPGGGSDVANMRTTARRDGDEFVINGSKTFITSAVRADFVVTVCRTGDKGQLSLIVVEKGTPGFTVARKLEKMGWLCSDTAELHYDDVRVPAANLIGEEHSGFTQLAQGFVTERAALAVQAYASAQRCLDLTLQWCRDRETFGRPLISRQAVQATLSEMARKIDIARVYTHQLIERFTFGDGDLIAEMCFAKNTAVESGEWVAHQAVQLFGGMGYMRESEVERQYRDMRLLGIGGGTNEILTGLAAKRLGFKA is encoded by the coding sequence ATGACATCCACCGCAAGTACGGCAGCCTGGCCCTCGCGAGCGTTGTGGGACAGCCCCGAACGCCAGGAACTCCGCAAGACCGTGCGCCGCTTCACCGAACAGCACATCCTTCCCCACCAGGATGAATGGGAACGCGCTGGCGAACTGCCACGGTCGCTGCACAAGAAGGCCGGTGACCTCGGGCTCCTCGGTGCTGGGTTCCCCGAATTCGCCGGTGGCGGTGACGGCAATCTGATCGACGCCATGATCGTCGCGGAGGAACTTTGCTATTCCGGAGCTGCGGGGGGCCTTCTCGCGTCGCTCTTCACCCACGGGATCGCATTGCCGCACATGATCACTGCAGGAAACCCGGACCACATCGAGAAATGGGCCAGGCCGACCCTGGACGGTGAGCTGATCGGTTCACTCGCAATCACCGAACCAGGCGGTGGTTCGGACGTCGCGAACATGCGCACGACGGCGCGGCGCGACGGCGATGAGTTCGTCATCAACGGCTCGAAAACCTTCATCACCTCCGCGGTACGCGCCGATTTCGTGGTCACCGTGTGCCGCACCGGGGACAAGGGACAGCTGTCGCTGATCGTCGTGGAAAAAGGCACTCCCGGCTTCACCGTCGCCCGCAAGCTCGAGAAAATGGGCTGGCTGTGTTCGGACACCGCGGAACTGCATTATGACGATGTTCGTGTGCCGGCAGCGAACCTGATCGGTGAAGAACACAGTGGATTCACCCAGCTTGCTCAGGGGTTCGTCACTGAACGCGCGGCACTTGCCGTGCAGGCTTACGCGAGCGCCCAGCGCTGCCTGGATCTGACACTGCAGTGGTGCCGCGACCGCGAGACTTTCGGGCGGCCCCTCATCAGCCGGCAGGCTGTGCAGGCGACGCTATCGGAGATGGCCCGCAAGATCGACATCGCACGGGTGTACACCCATCAGCTGATCGAGCGTTTCACGTTCGGTGACGGTGACCTCATCGCGGAAATGTGCTTTGCGAAGAACACCGCCGTGGAATCAGGGGAGTGGGTCGCTCACCAGGCTGTGCAGCTTTTCGGCGGCATGGGATACATGCGTGAAAGCGAAGTCGAGCGGCAGTACCGCGACATGCGCCTCCTCGGGATCGGCGGCGGCACGAACGAGATTCTCACAGGACTTGCAGCTAAGCGATTGGGGTTTAAAGCATGA
- a CDS encoding acyclic terpene utilization AtuA family protein: MAASPLPPPMIRVGNCSGFYGDRISAMREMLDGGDLDYLTGDYLAELTMLILGRDRMKDASLGYAKTFVRQMEECMSLALEQGVKIVANAGGLNPAGLAAKLSGIAENQGLKAKIAYVEGDDLRERAQELGLGSPLTANAYLGAFGIAECLRNGADIVVTGRVTDASVIVAPAIAEFGWSRTDFDQLAGAVAAGHVIECGTQATGGNYSFFREISDMSRPGFPIAEIFPDGSSVITKHDHTGGEVSIGTVTAQLLYEISGGRYAGPDVTTRMDTIKLSDDGPHRVRLSGVKGEAPPPDLKVSLNTLGGFRNQADFIVTGLDIDAKIKLAKQQLEAWLTKPPAELRWEVSGTARENAPTEEQASSILRCIVKDMDPKIVGRSFTSVAVELALASYPGFALTAPPADAQPYGLFTPGYVPQESVPHVAVLADGQRVDIAPAPETRPLEDAPESSLPAKPAVTETRQAPLGAIAGARSGDKGGDANVGVWVRTDEEFEWLAHTLTVDALKKLLPEADGMTVRRYPLPHLKAINFVIEGILGQGVASQARFDPQAKGLGEWLRSRHLDIPVALLDAEGNE; encoded by the coding sequence ATGGCTGCATCTCCCTTACCACCTCCCATGATCCGGGTCGGCAACTGTTCCGGCTTTTACGGTGACCGCATCTCCGCTATGCGCGAAATGCTCGACGGCGGAGACCTCGACTACTTGACCGGCGACTACCTGGCCGAGCTCACGATGCTCATCCTTGGCCGCGACCGCATGAAAGACGCCAGCCTCGGGTACGCGAAAACGTTCGTGCGGCAAATGGAAGAGTGCATGTCGCTCGCCCTCGAACAAGGCGTGAAGATAGTTGCTAACGCCGGTGGGCTGAACCCTGCAGGTCTGGCCGCGAAGCTCTCCGGCATCGCGGAGAACCAGGGCCTGAAAGCAAAAATCGCGTACGTCGAGGGAGACGACCTCCGGGAACGTGCGCAAGAACTCGGCCTCGGCAGCCCCTTGACCGCGAACGCCTATCTTGGTGCCTTCGGAATTGCGGAGTGCCTCAGAAACGGCGCCGACATTGTGGTTACGGGCCGGGTAACTGACGCCTCAGTGATCGTCGCGCCTGCGATCGCAGAGTTTGGCTGGTCGCGCACCGACTTCGATCAGCTCGCAGGTGCCGTCGCAGCTGGCCACGTCATCGAATGCGGCACCCAGGCGACCGGTGGCAACTACTCCTTCTTCAGGGAAATTTCCGACATGAGCCGCCCCGGCTTCCCTATCGCGGAAATCTTCCCGGACGGTTCCAGCGTGATCACCAAGCATGATCACACCGGCGGCGAAGTCAGCATTGGCACCGTCACCGCTCAGCTCCTCTACGAGATCAGCGGCGGGCGATACGCCGGACCCGACGTCACCACGCGAATGGACACCATCAAATTAAGCGATGACGGTCCTCATCGCGTCCGCCTTTCCGGCGTGAAGGGTGAAGCTCCGCCACCAGACTTGAAGGTCTCCCTGAACACGCTCGGTGGATTCCGCAACCAGGCCGACTTCATTGTCACTGGCCTCGACATCGACGCCAAGATCAAACTCGCGAAGCAGCAGCTCGAGGCGTGGCTGACCAAGCCTCCCGCTGAACTGCGGTGGGAGGTGTCAGGCACGGCGCGCGAGAACGCGCCCACCGAAGAGCAAGCGAGTTCGATCCTCCGCTGCATCGTGAAGGATATGGACCCGAAGATTGTCGGGCGCTCCTTCACCAGCGTCGCTGTCGAACTTGCGCTCGCGAGCTACCCGGGCTTCGCGCTGACCGCTCCTCCGGCTGATGCGCAGCCCTACGGGCTGTTCACGCCGGGCTACGTGCCCCAGGAGAGCGTCCCGCACGTGGCTGTTCTCGCGGACGGACAGCGAGTCGATATCGCACCTGCGCCGGAAACACGTCCACTCGAGGACGCCCCCGAATCCAGCTTGCCCGCCAAACCAGCAGTGACTGAAACGCGCCAGGCGCCGCTCGGTGCCATCGCTGGGGCACGCAGCGGTGACAAGGGCGGTGACGCCAACGTTGGAGTATGGGTGCGCACCGACGAGGAGTTCGAGTGGCTCGCCCACACCCTCACCGTCGACGCCCTCAAAAAGCTTCTTCCAGAAGCTGATGGGATGACCGTCCGCCGCTACCCCCTTCCGCACCTGAAAGCCATCAACTTCGTCATCGAAGGCATTCTCGGCCAGGGCGTGGCCTCGCAGGCGCGTTTTGATCCACAAGCCAAGGGACTCGGTGAGTGGCTGCGGTCCCGTCATCTCGATATCCCCGTTGCCCTCCTCGACGCCGAAGGAAACGAATGA
- a CDS encoding acetyl/propionyl/methylcrotonyl-CoA carboxylase subunit alpha: MNGTDEMIDVKDISRVLVANRGEIARRVFATCRRAGIGTVAVFSDADADAPHVKEADSAVRLPGNTPGETYLQSDKLIAAAKASGADAIHPGYGFLSENAEFARAVIDAGLTWIGPPVKAIELMGSKVESKKMMDAAGVPVLNKLDPDTVTEGELPVLIKASAGGGGRGMRVVRSLPELPGAIEAARSEAGSAFGDPTVFCERYLETGRHIEVQVMADQHGTVWAVGERECSIQRRHQKVVEEAPSPLVERLKSEGMRDRLFEAAQLAAKAIDYVGAGTIEFLADETGHFYFLEMNTRLQVEHPVTECTTGLDLVQLQLDVAAGAVLDAEPPAMRGHSIEVRLYAEDPAQDWQPQSGTVHHLDVPGLRREFEVLTELGVRLDSGVVDGSVVSVFYDPMLAKVISFAPTRRQAAQVLASALAGMQLHGLVTNRDLLVNILRHPAFLAGDTDTAFFTTHGLDVLSAPITSEDAVGWAAAAAALADSENTRADATVQRRIPSGWRNLPAQHQRRVYTTPQGDHEVKYRFTRNGLSVEGHDELTLVAAAPHEVIFEINGVRRRFSVARYGAMRCIDSPLGHATFTAAPRFVDPSAEVAAGSLLAPMPGSVIRLAAAVGDRLTAGQPILWLEAMKMEHTISAPTDGILTELPVQAGQQVDVGTVLAVVGDEDNAESIQETSGEEGQK, encoded by the coding sequence ATGAATGGAACTGACGAAATGATCGACGTAAAAGACATCAGTCGCGTGCTCGTCGCGAACCGTGGTGAGATCGCTCGCCGGGTTTTCGCGACGTGCCGTCGTGCAGGTATCGGCACTGTCGCCGTGTTCTCAGACGCAGACGCGGATGCGCCGCACGTGAAGGAAGCAGACTCGGCCGTGCGGCTGCCGGGAAACACTCCCGGCGAAACATACCTTCAGTCGGACAAGCTCATCGCGGCGGCGAAAGCATCCGGCGCGGATGCGATTCACCCCGGGTATGGCTTCCTTTCTGAGAACGCCGAATTCGCCCGGGCCGTCATCGACGCCGGCCTGACCTGGATCGGTCCTCCGGTGAAAGCCATAGAGCTGATGGGGTCGAAGGTCGAGTCCAAGAAGATGATGGACGCCGCAGGGGTGCCCGTCCTCAACAAACTTGACCCGGACACCGTCACGGAAGGGGAACTGCCTGTCCTCATCAAGGCATCCGCCGGTGGCGGCGGCCGCGGTATGCGGGTTGTGCGGTCACTCCCCGAACTTCCTGGTGCAATCGAAGCGGCGCGCTCTGAGGCGGGTTCCGCGTTCGGTGACCCGACTGTGTTCTGTGAGCGTTACCTAGAAACAGGACGGCACATCGAAGTCCAGGTCATGGCTGACCAGCACGGAACTGTCTGGGCCGTCGGTGAGCGTGAATGCTCCATCCAGCGCCGGCACCAGAAGGTCGTGGAAGAAGCTCCTTCGCCGCTGGTGGAACGGCTCAAGAGCGAAGGCATGCGTGATCGCCTGTTCGAGGCTGCACAGCTCGCGGCGAAAGCCATCGACTACGTCGGGGCTGGCACTATCGAGTTCCTGGCTGATGAGACCGGCCATTTCTACTTCCTCGAAATGAACACCAGGCTCCAGGTCGAGCATCCTGTCACGGAGTGCACCACTGGACTGGATCTCGTTCAGCTGCAACTTGACGTCGCAGCCGGGGCGGTTCTCGACGCCGAACCTCCCGCTATGCGCGGGCACTCGATCGAGGTCCGCCTCTACGCGGAAGATCCGGCACAGGACTGGCAGCCACAGAGCGGCACGGTGCACCACCTTGACGTGCCGGGCCTGCGCAGGGAGTTCGAGGTTCTCACGGAACTGGGCGTACGGCTCGATTCCGGCGTCGTCGACGGGTCAGTTGTGAGCGTTTTCTATGACCCGATGCTCGCGAAAGTGATCTCCTTCGCGCCCACCCGCAGGCAGGCCGCGCAAGTCCTTGCCTCGGCGCTCGCCGGAATGCAGCTGCATGGTCTGGTCACTAACCGGGACCTACTCGTGAACATTCTCCGCCATCCGGCTTTCCTCGCGGGTGACACCGACACTGCGTTCTTCACGACCCATGGTCTTGACGTTCTGTCCGCGCCGATCACCTCTGAAGACGCTGTGGGGTGGGCAGCCGCGGCGGCAGCGCTCGCCGACTCGGAAAACACCCGGGCGGACGCGACAGTGCAGCGCCGGATTCCCAGTGGCTGGCGCAACCTGCCCGCGCAGCACCAGCGGCGCGTCTACACGACACCTCAGGGGGACCACGAGGTGAAGTACCGCTTCACCAGGAACGGCCTCTCCGTAGAAGGACACGACGAACTGACGCTTGTGGCCGCCGCGCCCCACGAGGTCATCTTCGAGATCAACGGTGTTCGCAGGCGTTTCAGTGTTGCCCGGTACGGCGCAATGCGCTGCATCGATTCGCCGCTCGGCCACGCGACGTTCACCGCCGCCCCGCGTTTCGTCGACCCCTCCGCCGAGGTCGCGGCGGGCTCGCTGCTCGCGCCAATGCCGGGCTCAGTCATTCGTCTCGCTGCCGCTGTAGGGGACCGTCTGACCGCGGGACAGCCCATCCTGTGGCTCGAGGCGATGAAAATGGAACACACAATCTCCGCCCCGACCGACGGGATTTTGACTGAACTGCCTGTTCAAGCAGGCCAGCAGGTTGATGTTGGCACGGTGCTTGCCGTTGTCGGCGACGAAGACAACGCGGAATCTATCCAGGAAACCTCCGGAGAAGAGGGACAGAAATGA
- a CDS encoding TIGR03084 family metal-binding protein encodes MSDPGRLVAEVVDDLDAESDALDALVADLPESAWSTPTPAEGWTIAHQIGHLAWTDDASIAAATDPERFQEIVTLAWSNPAGFVDEAAAEWAAAPPGELLARWRSGRAQLSKALRNTEPGTKLPWFGPPMSPVSMASARMMETWAHGLDVADSLDVDVQPTSRLKHVAHIGVRARDFAFALNQLEAPKEPFRVELTAPDGTIWSWGPEDASQRVTGTALDFCCLVTQRRNITELDVGATGPDAEKWLTIAQAFAGPPGKGREPQATTNS; translated from the coding sequence ATGTCTGATCCTGGCCGGCTAGTGGCCGAAGTTGTCGATGATCTTGACGCCGAAAGTGATGCGCTTGACGCATTGGTCGCTGACCTCCCGGAAAGCGCCTGGAGCACACCGACACCAGCGGAAGGATGGACTATCGCGCACCAGATCGGCCACCTTGCGTGGACCGATGATGCGTCGATCGCCGCCGCTACCGACCCGGAGCGCTTTCAGGAGATAGTCACACTCGCATGGTCGAATCCAGCGGGTTTCGTGGACGAAGCGGCAGCGGAATGGGCAGCTGCTCCACCCGGCGAGCTGCTCGCGAGGTGGCGCAGCGGTCGAGCGCAGCTGTCCAAAGCGCTGCGCAACACTGAGCCAGGCACGAAGCTTCCGTGGTTCGGGCCGCCAATGAGTCCGGTGTCCATGGCAAGCGCCCGGATGATGGAAACCTGGGCCCACGGCCTCGACGTCGCGGACTCGCTGGACGTGGATGTGCAGCCGACCAGCCGTCTCAAGCATGTCGCACATATCGGTGTGCGTGCACGGGACTTCGCGTTTGCGCTCAACCAGCTAGAGGCGCCCAAAGAGCCGTTCCGGGTAGAGCTGACAGCCCCGGACGGCACCATCTGGAGCTGGGGCCCAGAGGACGCCAGCCAGCGCGTCACAGGCACCGCACTCGACTTCTGCTGCCTCGTCACGCAGCGTCGCAATATCACCGAACTCGACGTCGGCGCCACTGGTCCAGATGCCGAGAAGTGGCTCACCATCGCGCAGGCCTTCGCAGGCCCGCCCGGAAAAGGTCGCGAACCGCAAGCGACAACGAACTCGTAA
- a CDS encoding type II toxin-antitoxin system Rv0910 family toxin, producing MVRQDPLMPMRTARIIGEASVRSLLQREAAPHSAAPTEAHFSRDFAHTFGETALVTAQPDEIMERVLDFKSFGKWFTLHADWPNGAPAQVTSGSQYTEDVRVLGTPARVQWTVTHYAPPAAFAIEGTGPMGTSVGIWFGAKETPAGTELSVTGGFHSDALKGPMGSLVASTLQSATKEALGNLTSLVTGAPPEPSSTGQSRAVTRQIPPPSGPRPKPVLHAPSGKLVDPWAPVLVGIGQTVHRPDSADTIQSPLELAAHAARIAIKDAGNARLLDSRVRVSAVSTVSWAYGDDQAALLARQLGIDDAELVQSAPLGGDAPQRLVSDAAQSISEGQLDVAIIAGAEAFASLAIAQKSGAAPKWDRPHSGAGAPRRVGSDRPGNNEAENAAGLLTPAPMYALMESALRGALKRDIREHVTAISSLWSRFSAAATKNRFAWLPEYHSPERIADHAADNRPIASPYTKLMTANLTVDQGAALVLCSADSAAAAGIPPQHWVFIHAAAHAEEEWYVSERHSIAEVPAIGAAARAALAHAGLTIDDVTHLDLYSCFPFAVEAAAQQLSLPLDDPARPLTQTGGLTFAGGPLNNYSTHGIAALATQLRNEPAAYGLATALGWYATKHAIGIYSAQPPREPFRQIDAGLRMRRPPKRRVCTSYSGEALVEGYTVTYQSNGSPEALIVSGIAVDGDRVLARTTEAEYVALGEATDLLDTTFTLTDGAVSSLGAHRNTSTGTARDRLLSTAAAHVPSLTVEWDGPLCVITLNRPQVRNAIDLALALEIERAIDTFEADPDARVAILRGAGTDFCTGMDLKAAAKGQFPVTPRRGLLGLTGTPPVKPVIAAVEGNALAGGFELALACDLVVAAEDALFGLPEARRGLVAAAGGVLRLAQRLPRAIALELAYTGAPISAQRAYELGLINRLCAPGDAAQVARNLANVIAESAPLSVELSKRIVDESPGWPVPEAFGRQSEIASAASFSDDAAEGICAFDEKRAPRWSGR from the coding sequence ATGGTCAGGCAGGACCCACTGATGCCGATGCGCACTGCACGAATCATCGGGGAGGCGTCAGTTCGGTCCCTGCTGCAGCGCGAAGCTGCACCCCACAGCGCTGCACCCACCGAGGCTCATTTCTCCCGCGACTTCGCACACACCTTTGGCGAAACCGCGCTGGTCACGGCACAGCCCGACGAGATCATGGAGCGCGTGCTCGACTTCAAGAGCTTCGGGAAGTGGTTCACGCTCCATGCTGACTGGCCCAACGGAGCGCCCGCGCAGGTCACGAGTGGCTCGCAATACACTGAAGACGTTCGAGTCCTTGGAACCCCCGCTCGCGTGCAGTGGACAGTGACCCATTACGCGCCGCCCGCCGCTTTCGCGATCGAAGGTACCGGGCCGATGGGCACCTCCGTCGGCATCTGGTTCGGTGCAAAAGAAACCCCAGCAGGGACAGAACTCTCAGTGACCGGCGGGTTTCACAGCGATGCGCTCAAAGGACCTATGGGTTCATTGGTTGCCAGCACACTCCAGTCAGCTACCAAGGAAGCGCTGGGAAACCTCACTAGCCTCGTTACCGGCGCGCCACCTGAACCCTCCAGCACCGGACAATCCCGGGCTGTCACCCGTCAGATTCCTCCGCCCTCCGGCCCCCGCCCCAAGCCTGTACTCCACGCGCCCTCCGGAAAACTGGTCGACCCGTGGGCGCCAGTCCTCGTCGGAATCGGTCAGACGGTCCACCGTCCGGATAGCGCCGACACAATTCAGTCGCCGCTCGAACTGGCAGCGCATGCAGCCAGAATCGCAATCAAAGATGCCGGTAATGCTCGCTTACTCGATAGCAGGGTGCGCGTCAGTGCCGTCTCGACAGTGTCGTGGGCATACGGTGACGATCAGGCGGCCCTTCTTGCCCGGCAGCTTGGAATCGATGACGCTGAGCTGGTCCAGTCCGCACCGCTTGGCGGTGACGCACCCCAACGGCTGGTCAGCGATGCGGCCCAGTCGATCAGCGAGGGACAACTCGACGTCGCCATCATCGCAGGTGCCGAAGCTTTCGCCTCACTCGCGATCGCGCAGAAGTCCGGGGCCGCGCCCAAATGGGATCGCCCGCACAGCGGGGCGGGAGCGCCCCGGCGGGTGGGATCCGACCGGCCCGGGAACAACGAGGCGGAGAACGCGGCCGGACTACTCACGCCCGCACCCATGTACGCACTCATGGAATCCGCGCTTCGAGGTGCCCTCAAACGGGACATCCGAGAACATGTCACCGCCATAAGTTCGTTGTGGTCGCGTTTCTCGGCCGCTGCCACCAAGAACCGGTTCGCCTGGCTGCCCGAATACCATTCGCCCGAACGGATCGCTGACCACGCTGCAGACAACCGTCCCATTGCGAGTCCCTACACCAAACTGATGACGGCGAACCTCACCGTCGACCAGGGGGCCGCGCTCGTACTGTGCAGCGCTGACTCCGCCGCGGCGGCGGGAATACCGCCACAGCACTGGGTTTTCATTCACGCAGCCGCGCATGCGGAAGAAGAATGGTACGTATCCGAGCGCCACAGCATCGCCGAGGTTCCCGCGATCGGAGCGGCGGCCCGCGCTGCACTCGCCCACGCGGGGCTGACAATCGATGACGTCACGCACCTCGATCTCTACTCGTGCTTCCCGTTCGCGGTCGAAGCTGCCGCGCAGCAGCTTTCCCTGCCTCTCGACGATCCTGCGCGGCCGCTCACCCAGACAGGTGGGCTGACCTTCGCGGGCGGGCCGCTCAACAACTACAGCACCCACGGGATCGCTGCGCTCGCCACACAGCTGCGCAACGAACCCGCCGCCTACGGCCTCGCAACCGCGCTCGGCTGGTACGCCACCAAACATGCGATTGGAATCTACTCGGCCCAGCCGCCGCGAGAACCGTTCCGGCAGATCGACGCGGGGCTGCGTATGCGCCGCCCACCGAAACGCCGAGTCTGCACGAGCTACAGCGGCGAAGCGCTAGTCGAGGGCTACACGGTCACGTATCAGAGCAACGGCAGTCCAGAGGCACTGATCGTCAGCGGTATCGCCGTGGACGGCGACCGAGTACTCGCGCGCACAACCGAAGCTGAATACGTCGCGCTCGGTGAAGCGACAGACCTTCTTGACACCACATTCACGTTGACCGATGGTGCAGTCTCCAGCCTGGGCGCACACCGCAACACCAGCACCGGGACGGCACGGGACCGCCTTCTCTCCACGGCAGCGGCGCACGTTCCCTCCCTGACGGTCGAGTGGGACGGCCCACTATGCGTGATCACCCTCAACCGTCCCCAGGTGCGCAACGCCATCGATCTGGCCCTCGCTCTAGAAATCGAGCGGGCGATCGATACGTTTGAGGCCGACCCCGATGCGCGCGTTGCCATCCTGCGCGGCGCCGGCACTGATTTCTGCACCGGCATGGATCTGAAAGCTGCGGCAAAAGGACAGTTCCCAGTGACACCACGGCGAGGACTGCTCGGCCTCACCGGCACACCACCGGTCAAACCAGTGATCGCCGCCGTGGAGGGAAACGCATTGGCCGGCGGTTTCGAGCTCGCCCTGGCCTGTGACCTTGTCGTCGCAGCTGAGGACGCCTTGTTTGGGCTGCCCGAAGCTCGCCGCGGCCTCGTCGCGGCTGCGGGCGGAGTACTGCGACTGGCGCAACGTCTGCCCCGCGCGATCGCGCTGGAACTCGCGTACACCGGCGCCCCTATCTCCGCACAGCGTGCGTACGAACTCGGGCTGATCAATCGGCTGTGCGCGCCCGGTGATGCGGCGCAAGTGGCCAGGAACCTGGCTAACGTCATCGCCGAGAGCGCACCCCTCTCCGTAGAGCTCAGCAAGCGAATCGTCGACGAGTCGCCTGGGTGGCCAGTGCCGGAGGCATTCGGCAGGCAAAGTGAGATCGCCTCTGCCGCTTCGTTCTCCGATGACGCTGCTGAGGGTATCTGCGCCTTCGACGAGAAACGCGCCCCTCGATGGTCTGGCCGGTGA
- a CDS encoding acyl-CoA carboxylase subunit beta: MTALQSALDTASEEFAVAKEAMITKLGEVEAEYDKAIGGGGPDKVERHRKRGKMTARERIELLIDEDSAFLELCPLAAWGSDFQVGASLVIGIGVVSGVECLIVANDPTVKGGTSNPWTLKKSFRANEVAFQNRLPVISLVESGGADLPTQKEVFIPGGQMFRDLTRASALGIPTISLVFGNSTAGGAYIPGMSDHVVMIKEQSKVFLGGPPLVKMATGEESDDESLGGADMHARTSGLADYYALDEQDAIRIGRDIVSRLNWKKKGPEPKTEYAEPLYETEDLLGVVPSDLKIPFDPREVIARLVDGSEFDEFKPLYGSSLVTGWAQLHGYPVGILANARGILFSEESQKATQFIQLANRSNTPLLFLHNTTGYMVGREYEQNGIIKHGSMMINAVSNSKVPHISLLMGASYGAGHYGMCGRAYEPRFLFAWPSAKSAVMGPQQLAGVISLVMRAAAEAKGRPFDEEADKGMRAMVEAQIEAESLPMFLSGRLFDDGVIDPRDTRTILGLCLSAIHTNEVEGTANFGVFRM, translated from the coding sequence ATGACAGCTCTGCAATCAGCCCTCGACACCGCTTCAGAGGAGTTCGCCGTCGCGAAAGAGGCGATGATCACGAAGCTCGGTGAGGTCGAGGCAGAGTACGACAAAGCCATCGGAGGCGGCGGGCCCGACAAGGTGGAACGGCACCGCAAGCGGGGGAAGATGACCGCCCGGGAACGCATCGAACTGCTCATCGACGAGGATTCCGCCTTCCTCGAGTTGTGTCCACTCGCCGCATGGGGCAGTGACTTTCAGGTCGGTGCCAGCCTCGTGATTGGCATAGGCGTCGTCAGCGGCGTGGAATGCTTGATCGTTGCCAACGACCCCACAGTCAAGGGCGGCACCAGCAACCCGTGGACGCTGAAGAAGTCCTTCCGCGCGAACGAAGTCGCCTTCCAGAACCGGCTTCCCGTGATCTCACTCGTCGAGTCCGGGGGCGCGGATCTTCCCACCCAGAAAGAAGTGTTCATTCCCGGCGGCCAGATGTTCCGGGACCTCACTCGTGCTTCCGCGCTCGGCATCCCCACCATCTCGCTGGTATTCGGCAACTCCACCGCCGGCGGTGCATACATCCCGGGCATGTCCGACCACGTCGTGATGATCAAGGAACAGTCCAAGGTGTTCCTCGGCGGCCCGCCGCTGGTCAAAATGGCGACTGGTGAGGAATCCGATGATGAGTCGCTGGGTGGCGCGGATATGCATGCGCGTACATCAGGACTCGCGGACTACTACGCGCTCGACGAGCAGGACGCCATCCGGATCGGACGTGACATTGTGTCGCGCCTCAACTGGAAGAAGAAGGGCCCGGAACCGAAAACGGAATACGCGGAGCCGCTCTACGAGACGGAGGATCTGCTCGGCGTCGTTCCCAGTGATCTGAAAATTCCATTCGACCCCCGTGAGGTCATTGCACGGCTTGTCGATGGCTCTGAATTCGACGAATTCAAGCCACTCTACGGCTCATCGCTGGTAACGGGATGGGCGCAGTTGCATGGCTACCCGGTGGGGATTCTCGCGAACGCGCGCGGAATCCTGTTCAGTGAGGAATCACAGAAGGCTACGCAGTTCATCCAGCTCGCTAACCGTTCGAATACACCGCTCCTGTTCCTGCACAACACCACCGGATACATGGTCGGCCGAGAGTACGAACAGAACGGCATCATCAAGCACGGTTCGATGATGATCAACGCGGTCTCCAATTCGAAGGTCCCCCACATCTCGCTGCTGATGGGTGCCTCATACGGTGCTGGTCACTACGGCATGTGCGGGCGGGCCTACGAGCCGCGATTCCTATTCGCCTGGCCCAGTGCGAAGTCCGCCGTTATGGGGCCACAGCAGCTTGCTGGAGTCATTTCGCTGGTCATGCGCGCCGCTGCTGAAGCCAAAGGCCGCCCGTTCGACGAGGAAGCCGACAAAGGGATGCGCGCCATGGTAGAGGCGCAGATCGAAGCGGAGTCGCTGCCGATGTTCCTGTCGGGACGTCTCTTCGACGATGGTGTCATCGACCCGCGCGATACACGCACCATCCTTGGTTTATGCCTGTCTGCTATCCACACGAACGAAGTTGAAGGCACAGCCAACTTCGGCGTATTCCGGATGTGA